The genomic interval ACAGGCGAGCTGGGTCAAGCTCGGACACAAGCTGGCGCAGGTGGCACTGCTGTGCGGAGCAAACGACCTCGGGGGCACGCTCATGGAGGAGAGCATATCGAGCAGTGCTGGAGGAACTGCTGGTCAGTACACCTCTCCAGAGCACCTCAGAAAGCTGATAACAGAGATAGGGAGGGTGCCAAGGGAGAGAGACACACTGTATAGGCTGATAGGGGACTGAACATTTTACTGTCTGGTCGCTGAAGCACGCGGAGACGCACAGGAAAAATGGGAGGAAACAGGTTGGCACGCACTAACGCCGTTCAAATCGTGCTCTCAGTACTGCTGGCAGTCCTCGTGGTGGCAACGGTGCACTATGGAGTGTCGTTTCTGGTGGAGACCCTTGTGAAAGGACACAACGTGGAGGCGTACGCCCTCAGAGACTACACGGCAGCCCTCTCACTCGTGGCTGGAGGGGCGCTGATATCGGTGGGCGTGCAGCTCTACAGAGGGACTAAGGTCATGGGCTTGGGGCTTGCCATGCCCGGACTGTTCCTCGTGGCATCCTCCCTCCTCACGCTGCTAATGGGAAGGCCAGTCCTGCTCAAGCTGGCCACCCTCACAACCGCCACCCTCATCCTCGCCTACCTCATATACCGCTACCGCCACGTGCTGGAGGGAGAAGAGTGAAGGGGGGCGTGCTCATCACGGTCGTGGTTGCCGCCCTGCTGTGGGGGGCGATAGTATGGGCGATGGTGCACGAGGTGAACGAGATGGATGCCAGCCTCGCCCTCGCCAAGGAGCAGCTTGAGAACCGCCTCGAGGGGTTTACCGTTGATTACACATCGGTGCGCCCCTCTCAGGAAGGATACGAGGTAGGCGTATCCGGGCATGTGCTCAGGAACGGCACCTATGTGAGCGTCCACTTCAGCGCGACTGTGGATTCTGGAGTGAGCTGGACGAACGAGAGCAGGGCACTGCTCATCGCCCTCGCCTCGGAGGAGCTGTGGGCAGAGCTGGACGAGGGCGACTATTATGTTCATGCAACGAAGGTGGGCGATGAGTGGGTGGTGGAGGTGGAGAGCACAGGAGTCGGGCAGAAGAGTGTGAGGATAGTGGTAGACATCGAGAAAGGCGAGGTGGAAGAGATCGGGGTGGTGAGCGCCCAGGAACGCTCCAAGTATCCCATCCCCGTCATTCCAGAGCCCGTCCCCGTCTCCTGAGCCGTGGGCGTTCACCCAAAGCTTCACTTCGAGCTCATACACCCTTCGGGACGGTCAGAAGTTTCGAAACATTTAAGCTTTTGAATAGTGTTTGAACCCTCAGGAAGTGATGAGATGTATTCCATCGGCATAATCTCGAGATGGAACGCTACCTGTGGAGTGTCAATGCACGCACAGCTCATATGTAACGAATTCCTGAAAATGGGGCACAGAGTTAAGGTGTTTGCTCCATACGTTCAGTCTGCAAATCGCTGGTGGCACCACAAAATAATAAAGAAAGATGAGGACTTCGTCATTCGATGTTACAGTGAGCTCGATCCTGAGACGAAGAGTGGTGGCAGTATCGAGGAAGACGAAGTGCTCTCAGAGGGACTCGATGTTCTCATAGTAGAATCCTACGCCAGCCTGCCCTATGATGACATTGAGAGGCTCGTTCGCAGAATTGAGGCAAAGACAATCGCAGTAATCCACGAAGGATGCAGGGATGACATACGGTACACTCTCGATGCGTTCGATGCCATCGTTGTCTTCGACGAGCGCTATCAAAGAGAGGTCGTGTACGGCTATGAGGAGAAGACGAGGGTAATCCCCTATCCCTGCCATCCGGTCAGGAGAGGGAACAGAAGGTTTGCAGAAGATGTTTTAACTTTCTTCAGCTTTGGCAGGCAGCCCGTGGAAGAGTACCATGATTTTCTTAGGGCCCTCGATGGAATATCTTCAAAATACGATTTTGTCTACAGGGTTGTAAGATCTAACGGCCTGTTGCCTTTCACCAGGCCATGGCTGGAGCAGGAACAAAAAAGACTCTCCAACGAGGAGATATATGAGTACCTGCATCCGTCAGACGTCCACCTCCTCCCCAAGGGGAATACAAAGTATACGGTGGTCTCCTCAACACTCTTCCTGTGCATGGGCTCCCTCGTTCCG from Methermicoccus shengliensis DSM 18856 carries:
- a CDS encoding glycosyltransferase family protein, giving the protein MHAQLICNEFLKMGHRVKVFAPYVQSANRWWHHKIIKKDEDFVIRCYSELDPETKSGGSIEEDEVLSEGLDVLIVESYASLPYDDIERLVRRIEAKTIAVIHEGCRDDIRYTLDAFDAIVVFDERYQREVVYGYEEKTRVIPYPCHPVRRGNRRFAEDVLTFFSFGRQPVEEYHDFLRALDGISSKYDFVYRVVRSNGLLPFTRPWLEQEQKRLSNEEIYEYLHPSDVHLLPKGNTKYTVVSSTLFLCMGSLVPTVVPNTRHFESLPEINGITPAVIYSDVDDLKEKLIRLIEDEDYRKGVLKAAEEYVEENRSDKIAAEFVKLFEDLTQSC